Within the Verrucomicrobiota bacterium genome, the region TCGGGCATCATGCGGAGCACGACCTTGATGCCGCCGCGCGGCGGCGGATTGGCACGCACCTGCCTGATTTGCGCGCTGATTTCCGGCTCGGCGATAGGGCATTCCTCGATGTCCACCACCAGTTGGCTGTCGCAGCAGACATAGCCGATATCCAGCTTTTGCAGCGGCTTATTCCAGCCGCTGCGAATCATGATGCGATTACGATAGCCATACGGGCTCGGACATCCCTGCACCGGATGGACGAGCGTCCCGGCAAAGCCGCCAATACGCTGGAACAAATCGGTGATTTGTTTACGCTTCAATTCAAGTTGGGCGGCATAGTCCAGATGTTGGTACTGGCAACCGCCGCACACTCCAAAATAGCGGCACTGCGGTTGGACGCGGGCCGGAGAAGCGGTCACCACGCGCAGCAATTTGGCGCGCGCGAACCGTTTCTTGACCTCCACCACCTCGACCTCGACCTGTTCGCCCAGCGCCACGAAAGGCACAAACACGACGAAGTCGGCCACGCGCCCGACACCCTCGCCGCCAAAGGCGATATCATCAATCGTGATGGTGAGGCGGGTACCGGGAGAGACGGCAGGTGTGGCTGGGGTATTTTCCATGCTAGGATCCTAAGCAAAACCGGCGGTCGGACTGAATCCGGCCGCCAGTTCAGCACAGGGGTGGGAGTAAAATTACTTTTTATCGTCCTTCTTTTCTTCCGGCTTGGGCTCCTCTTTCTTGGGGGCCAGCATTTCAGGACGCGGCTTGAACAGGGATTCCACTGTCCATTTGGCGACCACGTAGTTCCATTTTTCGAGGCTCTTTTCCTTCTGCAGTTTCTCCTCGGACTTCTTCAGGTTGTCCTTGAATTCCTTGTCCAGCCTGTCTTTATCCTCTTTCTTCTCGTCCTTGCCGGGGGTGCGCTCCTTCGGCAGGTTGGCGGCGACAGTAAAGCTGGTGTAATAGCCATTGTCGTCACTGGTCTTGTTACCGAACTTGAGGACATAGGTGAAACCGTCAAACGTTTCCAAGGTAATCACGGTGGGCTTATCCAAACCGGTGGTCTCGGCTTTGGTGGTGGCAGCGACGACATCCGTAAGGCTGGCACTGCTCAGCGCCGTCGAAGCACTGGAGACCTTGACCGAATCAATCTGCTCATCCTTGCCGGCATCCGCCAATTTCCATTCGCCCGCCTCAGTTTCGCGCGTGACCTTCCAACTATTGGTGGCGTTGGTGGAAACCAAAGTGATGGCTTTGACCTTCTCCACTTTGATCAGGTCCTTGGACAGCCATTGCTCGGGCTTCGGTTCAAGGTTGCTGAAAGCTTCCGTAAGCAACGATACCGAAGCGGTCTCGCCGTTCACCATCACATACCGGCCATCGGGCCATTCGCCACCACCCATCCCACCCATGCCGCCGGGAGATTTCTTCATGTGTTTCTTGCCCAGCAACAGCGTGTGCAGCAGCTTGCCCGACTTATCCTTGAACTCGACCTGCGTGCCGGCGCTCGCGCCCTTGCCCGGCGGCAGCAATTCCAGCCGGCTCAACTGGCTCTGGCTGACTTCCACCGGCTGGCCACCCTTGAGTTCCCACATCTTCTGGAGGAACTCCTTGATGTCGCTGTAATTGGCGGCGAACCCCTCGCGCTCCTGAACGCACCAAAGGTCATCCTGCTTGACGAGATTCAATTCGCCCGAGCCGCCCTTAACAGTGATCTTCGCCACGTCATTCAGCGGAAAGTCCGTAATGAGCTTCTCCCGCGGACGCGCGGTCTGATTCCAGGAGTTCTGCTCCTTTTTGTACATGACGAGTCCCGCAGCGCCGAGAATAGCGCCGGCCAGTATGATTAAGAGGAGTTGTTTTTTGTTCATTTGGCGGCAGTACGTTTACGGTTATAGACGGCCAGTCCGAGTCCAAAGATCGTCACCAGCGCCGGCATCCCGGCGATGTTGACCCACTTGAGCTTGTTGGACATTGCTTCTTCCTCGCTGCGCAATTCCTTGCGCACCTGCTTGAGGCGCTTGCTGGTTTCCACTTCGCTCTTGCGATATTTTTCAATTTCGGCCTTTGCTTCCGGCGGCAGCACGAAGCGCTGTTTGGCGTCAGGCTTGGCTTGCAGCTCGCTGATCTTGCGGCGCAATTCATTCTTGTCGGTTTCCAGCTTGGCCAGCTCCGTCTGGAAGCGCTCGGCAGCCTTGGCCTGCATATCGCGGATCAAGGTGAAATAACGGGCCTTGGTGGCGCGGCTGCGGGCATTCACCAGGTTGCTGTCGCCGCTGTAGAGTTCCACGGTGTTTTGCAGCAGGCTCAGATTCCCCGCGTTGGGGATCATCACGCGCTGGCCGAAGAAGTTACCCTGCTCAGCGTAAAACTGCTCGTGCAGCATATCCACGTCGCCAAACAGGATCACCTGATTGTCCGCCTTGCAGACTTTCAGCGAGTCATCCTTCTTGGCCTCGGGCTTTTTCTCGTCCTTCTTGTCGCCCTCGGGTTTGTCCTCGGGTTTGCCATCGGGAAAAGCGGTCTTGAACTTGCCGGAGAGGCGCACCGCGACGTTATATTCCTTACCCGACGACTTGAAGTCTTTGGCCACCTGCTCACCCGACATTTCCGCCATGAACCGATCCACCAATTGCGAATTGGGCGAACTCTTCATCAGCACATCCTGCTTCAGGCCCTCCACCGGAGTGCCGGTGAAAGCGCCCGCAAAGGCCATGACCACGTTATCAATCTGGCTGGTGATAATCTCATCCTGTTTGAGATGCTGGGCGTCGAACGCAGGTAACAGATGCGCCACGCGGGGATGGAAACGCGGATTGCGCAGCCCCATATCCACCAGCACCTTGCTGGAATCGAACTCCATTCCCCACGTCTTGAGCAATTTCTCCAGGTTGGAGCCGCTGGATTGCTGCCCGCGCATCGGGTCAGAGCGGCCTTCCATCGCGCAGAACGGATCGAGGAAACAGACCAGCTTGCCGCCGCGCATGATGTACTGGTCAATGGCGAACAGGGTTTTATCGGAGAGGTTCTTCGGATGAATCAGCAACAGGACCTTGATGTCGTTGTCCAAAGAGTCGAGGTCCGAATTGAGCTGTTTCACCGTGAAATCGCGCTCCAATTCGCTGATGAACATCCACGGCGGCTGTTGCTGCGGCTGCTGCCCCATCTGCATCATCATGGGGTTCATCGGCGTGCCGAAAATCGGCGCACCGCTGATAATGCCGATCGTGGGCCGCTGCGGATTCATCACGCGAGAGATGGCCCGGGAGAGATCGTACTCCAGGTACTTATCGCGCTCCGGTGTCAGGAAAGGCAGCGCCACCTTCTCGTCGAGGTAAGCGATGGAGACACCCAAGTAGATGGCTTCCCCGCCCATGCTGAGGCTCTTGCCCTCGACGCCGTCCATGTTCGCGAAGTCTTCCGCGTCCGTGTCCGGTTGCGGATCGAGCTTTTCCACCTGGAGTTTGCCGCCGGAAAGCTTCTTGTACTCCGCAAGCACGTCGTCAATGCGCTGCGCGTAATTGCGCAGCGGCACCGGCATGTTGTTGTCGTTCTGCGTGCAGTAGAACCGGACTTTGACGGGGCCGTCGAGCTTGCCCAGGATGGCTTTGGTGCCGGCGGAAAGCGTGTACGCCTTCTCCTCGGTCAAATCCATCCGGAACCGCCACAGGCCCACCATGAAGTTAATGGCGACCACGATCAGCAGCATGATCGCCACGCCAACCGTCGAATACAGTACCGTCTCAAATGATTTATGTTTCATTGCTCGTGGAAAGTTAAATTAATGACCAGAACGCAAATTGCGAATCACGACGCCCGTCGTAAACAGGGAGAAGCCGATGATGGACAGGAAAAACACGATATCCCGAATATCCAGCACGCCTTTCTGGAAGCCTTCAAAAGGCGGCATGACGCTCATGCCCGCAATGGCTTGCACCAGGGCCGGATTCGCCCACTTGACCAGCATGTTCGTCACCGGCGGCCAACCCGCCAGGATGAGGAACAGGCAGATGACCACCGACAGGATGAAGCTCACCACCTGGTTGCGGCTCATCGCCGAGGTCATTGAGCTGACGGCCAGATAAGCGCCGGCCAGCATCAGGCTGCCGACATAGCCGCAGAAGATGATGCCGTTATCCGGGGTTCCCAAACGATTCACCGTGAGGATCACCGGGAAGGTCAGGACCAGGGCGAGCGCCAGAAACGCCCACGCCGCGAGGAATTTACCCACGATGGCCTGCCAGGGAGTGATTGGCATCGTCAAGAGCAACTCCATCGTGCCCATGCGGCGCTCCTCAGCCCATAGCCCCATGCCCACCGCCGGCACCAGGAACAAATACAACCACGGATGCCACATGAAGAAAGCGGTCAATGATGCCTGATCGCGTTCAAAAAAACCACCCACCATAAAGGTGAAAAATCCCGACAACAGCAGGAAGATGACGATAAACACATAGGCCACCGGGGAGTTGAAGTAACTCGCCAACTGCCGCTTGGCCACGCATTTGATATTATTGAGGGCGTTCATTATTTGGTCTCCTTGGCCGTATCCGGCATGGTGATATTGCGGAAGACCTCATCCAGGCGGCCTTCCTCGGTGTGTAATTCTTCGACTTTCCAGTTTTCCCGGGCGATGACTTCTGCCACGGCCCGCGCCAGCTCACCGTTGGCGTCCGGCTTGGGATAGACGCGCGCGATCACGAGACCGCCGTCTTCCTTGACGATGGTCGCCTTGCGGGCCGACCGGGCTTCGTTCAATTTCTGCACCACCACGTTGGCGGCCACTCCCTGCAAGCGCACGGTCACCGCCCCGGCGATTTCCGATTTGCGTTTCAACTCATCCGGCGTGCCATTGGCGACCACTTGGCCGCGGTCAATAATCATGGCGCGCGAGCAGGCGGCTTCCACTTCCTCCAGGATGTGCGTGGAGAACACAATCGCCTTGGTCTGCCCCATGCGCTTGATCAGGCTGCGCACTTCGTGCTTTTGGTTCGGGTCCAGGCCGTCGGTGGGTTCGTCCAGGATCAGCACCGGCGGATCGTGGATGATGGACTGCGCAAAGCAGGTGCGGTGCCGGTACCCCTTGGAAAGGGTATCCACGCTCTGCTGGAGGACATTCTCCAGGAAACACATCTCGACCGCCCGGCCGATCGCCTTCTTCTTCTCGTCGCCGCGCAATCCGCGAATTTCGGCGGCGAAATTCAGGAAGCTATAGACGGTCATGTCATTATAGGACGGCGCATTTTCCGGCAGATACCCGATCAACGCCTTGGCCTGAAGCGGCTCCTGCGTAATATCGTGCCCGCCCACCGTCACGGTTCCTTCCGTCGGCGGAATGAACCCGGTGATCATGCGCATGGTGGTGGATTTACCGGCCCCGTTCGGCCCCAGGAAACCCAGCACTTCGCCTTTCTCCACGGTGAAGGAAATGCCGTTCACGGCCCGTTTCGCGCCGAACGACTTCGCTAAATTTTGTACTTTTATCATGTTTGTCTCACAATCACACCGGCTTCCCGGTGTTGTTTGCCATACCATCCCGCCACTCTACCCTTTTCAGGCGAGCCACACAGGCTCGCCATTTTCACCCTTCTGTCAAGAACTTACGTGCAATTTGACACTCTCCACAAGAAACGTTCAAAAAAAGTTCAAAAAAATATCCCGGGTATTTTCGGCAGGACATCCCGCCCCGGAACTGCTAGATTACATTGCCAGACGGCGTTAATCGGGCCATGATATTCCTTTAGTTGTGACCGTTGCACCACACATGGAGACCTTGCGACAGTGGGCCAAAAGCCCGCTGGGCTTGGCCTTTATCCTTTCGATCCTGTTCCATTTGGTTTCGTTTGGCATCTATCGGGCAGGCAAAAAAATCCATTGGGACGGGCAGGATAAACTGCTGGCCATGCTCGTCCCCAAGCCGAGCAATACGGAAATGCCTTTGCTGAAACTATATCAGTCGCTGCTGTTTCCCCAGCCCGATCCCCGGCTGGCGCAACAGCGGCCCCCGCCACAGACGCCGCAGATGTTCATCTCCGTGGACCCCTTGCAGGCGACAGCGGAGGCTCCGAAAAACCCCAAATACTACTCCGCCCTGAACTCCCAGGCCGCCAACCCGGTGAAAAAAGCCAATTCCGACGAGGTGAATATAGACGGTCGCCAAAAAAACATGATGCAGGCGATTGATATTCCCGTGCCCGTCGTTTCCCCGGAATTGCGTCGCGCCGAGCCGCCGACCAAAGCCAGCCCCCAGAATCCCGAGCCACCCCAACCAAAGCCGGTTGAGAAAACCGAACCCGAACAATTGCGGCCCGAATTGAAGCCCAAGCCCAAGGGTGGCGAAACGCCCGGGCAATTGGCGTTGGCCAAACCGGTGGATGTCGCCCGCCCGAACGACGGCCAGGCCCACACCGAGGATGGCAAGGATGACCGCGCCCAAAAGGCCACCCCGGACCGCAAACCCGTCCGTCCGCGCACCGTGGCGGAAGCCAAAGCGCATCTGGCGAACAACCAGATTGCCGGCGAACGCATTCAACAACCCGGCGGTGTGCCCAACTTTGGCATCGTCTCCTCGCTCGACGCCAAGGCCACCCCGTTTGGAGCGTATGACGCCATCATCATTGCCGCCGTGCAACAGCGCTGGTGGAATTTGCTTGAGGACGCCCATTACTCCTTGGACCGCCATGGGCATGTATCCGTTGACTTCACGCTGCATGCCGATGGCACGGTGCGCGCGGTCACGGAAGCGGAGAATACCACCGGCGTGCTCTGGGGTGCCATCTGCCAGCGGGCCATCAGC harbors:
- a CDS encoding ABC transporter permease; translation: MNALNNIKCVAKRQLASYFNSPVAYVFIVIFLLLSGFFTFMVGGFFERDQASLTAFFMWHPWLYLFLVPAVGMGLWAEERRMGTMELLLTMPITPWQAIVGKFLAAWAFLALALVLTFPVILTVNRLGTPDNGIIFCGYVGSLMLAGAYLAVSSMTSAMSRNQVVSFILSVVICLFLILAGWPPVTNMLVKWANPALVQAIAGMSVMPPFEGFQKGVLDIRDIVFFLSIIGFSLFTTGVVIRNLRSGH
- a CDS encoding Gldg family protein encodes the protein MKHKSFETVLYSTVGVAIMLLIVVAINFMVGLWRFRMDLTEEKAYTLSAGTKAILGKLDGPVKVRFYCTQNDNNMPVPLRNYAQRIDDVLAEYKKLSGGKLQVEKLDPQPDTDAEDFANMDGVEGKSLSMGGEAIYLGVSIAYLDEKVALPFLTPERDKYLEYDLSRAISRVMNPQRPTIGIISGAPIFGTPMNPMMMQMGQQPQQQPPWMFISELERDFTVKQLNSDLDSLDNDIKVLLLIHPKNLSDKTLFAIDQYIMRGGKLVCFLDPFCAMEGRSDPMRGQQSSGSNLEKLLKTWGMEFDSSKVLVDMGLRNPRFHPRVAHLLPAFDAQHLKQDEIITSQIDNVVMAFAGAFTGTPVEGLKQDVLMKSSPNSQLVDRFMAEMSGEQVAKDFKSSGKEYNVAVRLSGKFKTAFPDGKPEDKPEGDKKDEKKPEAKKDDSLKVCKADNQVILFGDVDMLHEQFYAEQGNFFGQRVMIPNAGNLSLLQNTVELYSGDSNLVNARSRATKARYFTLIRDMQAKAAERFQTELAKLETDKNELRRKISELQAKPDAKQRFVLPPEAKAEIEKYRKSEVETSKRLKQVRKELRSEEEAMSNKLKWVNIAGMPALVTIFGLGLAVYNRKRTAAK
- a CDS encoding ATP-binding cassette domain-containing protein; the encoded protein is MIKVQNLAKSFGAKRAVNGISFTVEKGEVLGFLGPNGAGKSTTMRMITGFIPPTEGTVTVGGHDITQEPLQAKALIGYLPENAPSYNDMTVYSFLNFAAEIRGLRGDEKKKAIGRAVEMCFLENVLQQSVDTLSKGYRHRTCFAQSIIHDPPVLILDEPTDGLDPNQKHEVRSLIKRMGQTKAIVFSTHILEEVEAACSRAMIIDRGQVVANGTPDELKRKSEIAGAVTVRLQGVAANVVVQKLNEARSARKATIVKEDGGLVIARVYPKPDANGELARAVAEVIARENWKVEELHTEEGRLDEVFRNITMPDTAKETK
- a CDS encoding DUF4340 domain-containing protein — its product is MNKKQLLLIILAGAILGAAGLVMYKKEQNSWNQTARPREKLITDFPLNDVAKITVKGGSGELNLVKQDDLWCVQEREGFAANYSDIKEFLQKMWELKGGQPVEVSQSQLSRLELLPPGKGASAGTQVEFKDKSGKLLHTLLLGKKHMKKSPGGMGGMGGGEWPDGRYVMVNGETASVSLLTEAFSNLEPKPEQWLSKDLIKVEKVKAITLVSTNATNSWKVTRETEAGEWKLADAGKDEQIDSVKVSSASTALSSASLTDVVAATTKAETTGLDKPTVITLETFDGFTYVLKFGNKTSDDNGYYTSFTVAANLPKERTPGKDEKKEDKDRLDKEFKDNLKKSEEKLQKEKSLEKWNYVVAKWTVESLFKPRPEMLAPKKEEPKPEEKKDDKK
- a CDS encoding class I SAM-dependent RNA methyltransferase — protein: MENTPATPAVSPGTRLTITIDDIAFGGEGVGRVADFVVFVPFVALGEQVEVEVVEVKKRFARAKLLRVVTASPARVQPQCRYFGVCGGCQYQHLDYAAQLELKRKQITDLFQRIGGFAGTLVHPVQGCPSPYGYRNRIMIRSGWNKPLQKLDIGYVCCDSQLVVDIEECPIAEPEISAQIRQVRANPPPRGGIKVVLRMMPEGWELPQDSFFQNNFRLLPGLVKTVRDRLHDGGAKNLVDAYCGVGFFGIELADLVTAFIGVEVDLMAVRAARNNMAKRGITNGEFITARTEDLLPDLLKRFPPDETAIILDPPRTGCPPESLALLRTTGLHQIIYVSCHPATLARDVKLLCEDGRYTLNGVYPLDMFPQTQHVECVVDLRRVQTA